Proteins encoded together in one Mycobacterium noviomagense window:
- the msrA gene encoding peptide-methionine (S)-S-oxide reductase MsrA, giving the protein MTNTKKAILAGGCFWGMQDLFRMQPGVISTRVGYTGGQNANPTYRNHPGHAEAIEIIYDPARTDYRTLLEFFFQIHDPTTKNRQGNDVGTSYRSAIFYLDDEQKQIALDTIADVDASGLWPGKVVTEVSPADEFWEAEPEHQDYLERYPNGYTCHYPRPNWKLPRRAGVER; this is encoded by the coding sequence ATGACGAATACCAAGAAGGCGATTCTGGCGGGCGGCTGCTTCTGGGGCATGCAGGACCTGTTTCGCATGCAGCCGGGCGTCATCTCCACCCGCGTCGGCTACACCGGCGGGCAGAACGCTAACCCCACCTACCGCAATCACCCCGGGCACGCAGAGGCGATCGAGATCATCTACGACCCGGCGCGCACCGATTACCGCACGCTGCTGGAGTTCTTCTTCCAAATCCACGACCCCACGACCAAGAACCGCCAAGGCAACGACGTCGGCACCAGCTATCGCTCCGCGATCTTCTATCTCGACGACGAGCAGAAGCAGATCGCTTTGGACACCATCGCCGACGTCGATGCGTCCGGTTTGTGGCCCGGCAAGGTAGTGACGGAGGTCAGCCCGGCCGACGAGTTCTGGGAGGCCGAGCCCGAGCATCAGGACTACCTGGAGCGCTATCCCAACGGGTACACCTGCCACTACCCGCGCCCGAATTGGAAGCTGCCTCGCCGAGCCGGTGTCGAGCGGTAA
- a CDS encoding nuclear transport factor 2 family protein: protein MTTQRFSHDELVDAFHGYEQTVARAAETRDWDAWVRQYTPDVEYIEHAAGTMRGRDEVLAWIRKTMTTFPGSHMVAFPSLWSVIDEPTGRVICELDNPMVDPGDGTVISATNISIITYAGDGLWCRQEDIYNPLRFARAAMKWCKKAQELGTLDKDAARWMREYGGQE, encoded by the coding sequence GTGACGACTCAGCGGTTCAGTCACGACGAGCTCGTCGACGCGTTCCACGGATACGAGCAGACCGTGGCCCGCGCCGCCGAAACGCGGGATTGGGACGCCTGGGTGCGGCAGTACACACCGGACGTGGAGTACATCGAGCATGCGGCGGGCACCATGAGAGGCCGCGACGAGGTGCTGGCCTGGATCCGCAAGACGATGACGACGTTTCCCGGCAGCCACATGGTCGCATTCCCGTCGTTGTGGTCGGTCATCGACGAGCCGACCGGGCGGGTCATCTGCGAGCTGGACAATCCCATGGTCGACCCCGGCGACGGCACCGTCATCAGCGCGACCAACATCTCGATCATCACCTACGCCGGCGATGGACTGTGGTGCCGTCAAGAAGACATCTACAACCCGCTGCGCTTCGCACGCGCGGCGATGAAGTGGTGCAAGAAGGCGCAAGAGCTCGGCACGCTCGACAAGGACGCCGCGCGCTGGATGCGCGAGTACGGAGGGCAGGAATGA
- a CDS encoding DUF427 domain-containing protein yields the protein MSDRIVLEPSTEHPITIEPTRGRVQVRVNGQIVADTQAALTLQEATLPAVQYIPMTDVVHDVLTRSDTKTYCPFKGEASYYSVSTGAGDTVDDAIWTYEEPYPAVSAIAGHVAFYPDKAEITIG from the coding sequence ATGAGCGACCGGATTGTCTTAGAACCCAGCACCGAGCACCCGATCACGATCGAGCCCACCAGGGGCCGCGTGCAGGTCCGCGTCAACGGCCAGATCGTCGCCGACACGCAAGCGGCCCTAACCCTCCAGGAAGCTACTTTGCCTGCCGTGCAATACATTCCAATGACCGACGTGGTCCACGATGTGCTGACACGCAGCGACACCAAGACCTACTGCCCGTTCAAAGGCGAGGCCAGCTACTACAGCGTGTCCACCGGCGCCGGTGACACCGTCGACGACGCGATATGGACATACGAGGAGCCTTACCCCGCTGTGTCGGCAATCGCCGGCCACGTCGCCTTCTACCCCGACAAGGCCGAGATCACCATCGGCTAG
- a CDS encoding nuclear transport factor 2 family protein, which translates to MITPFDNPQAELAWMFLQCLQGGDVDECFALLSDDFTYWNVATRESADKAALQRQIERRSHDVELTLDLLRCISDGDSVVIEAQGDGVTASGTRYESPYCFIVDTRDGQIVSLREYSDTRLLSEA; encoded by the coding sequence ATGATCACGCCGTTCGATAACCCTCAGGCCGAACTGGCGTGGATGTTCCTGCAGTGCTTGCAGGGCGGGGACGTCGACGAGTGTTTTGCTCTGCTCAGCGACGACTTCACCTACTGGAATGTCGCTACGCGGGAATCGGCGGACAAGGCGGCGTTACAGAGGCAGATCGAGCGGCGCAGCCACGACGTCGAGCTAACCCTGGATCTTTTGCGATGCATCAGCGACGGCGACAGCGTCGTGATCGAGGCGCAAGGCGATGGCGTAACGGCCTCCGGGACCCGCTACGAAAGCCCCTACTGCTTCATCGTCGACACCCGCGACGGCCAGATCGTGTCGTTACGGGAGTACTCCGATACCCGGTTGCTATCCGAGGCCTAG
- a CDS encoding DNA-3-methyladenine glycosylase family protein, whose product MKRARTVRFSGVVSPGITLAPLQRGPRDPCFQVRDGVIWRTSLLPSGPVTARISRTAPNAVRCAAWGSGAEEFVDALPALVGADDDASDFLPQEPTVAAAHRRLPHLRLGRTGRVLEALIPAILEQRVPGADAFRAWRVLVTKFGTGAPGPAPAGMRVPPSAEAWRGIPSWEFHRANVDPGRARTVVGCAQRASSLERLGSWPAERAREALTSLPGVGVWTAAETAQRAFGDADALSVGDYHIPKMIGWTLLGRPIADDVMVELLEPMRPHRHRVVRLLEASGLAYEPRRGPRLPVHDIRGI is encoded by the coding sequence GTGAAGCGGGCTCGCACGGTCAGGTTCTCGGGCGTCGTCAGCCCCGGAATCACGTTGGCGCCGTTACAGCGCGGCCCACGCGATCCGTGCTTCCAAGTTCGCGACGGCGTGATTTGGCGGACCAGCTTGTTACCCAGCGGTCCCGTCACAGCACGGATCAGCCGCACGGCACCCAACGCCGTGAGGTGCGCGGCATGGGGCAGCGGCGCTGAGGAGTTCGTCGATGCGCTGCCGGCACTGGTGGGCGCCGACGACGACGCTTCGGATTTCCTCCCGCAAGAACCGACCGTCGCCGCCGCGCACCGAAGGCTCCCACACCTGCGGTTGGGCCGCACCGGGCGGGTGCTGGAAGCGTTGATTCCGGCGATCCTCGAGCAGCGGGTCCCCGGCGCCGACGCATTCCGGGCCTGGCGCGTCCTTGTCACCAAATTCGGCACCGGGGCGCCGGGTCCGGCCCCGGCGGGAATGCGCGTGCCGCCGTCGGCTGAGGCCTGGCGAGGCATTCCGTCGTGGGAGTTCCACCGCGCCAATGTGGACCCGGGACGAGCCCGCACCGTCGTGGGTTGCGCGCAGCGGGCGTCGTCGCTGGAACGGCTCGGGTCATGGCCGGCCGAGCGGGCCAGGGAGGCGCTCACCTCGCTGCCCGGGGTGGGCGTGTGGACCGCCGCCGAAACTGCGCAGCGAGCGTTCGGCGACGCCGACGCGTTGTCGGTCGGCGACTACCACATCCCCAAGATGATCGGGTGGACACTGCTGGGCCGGCCGATCGCCGACGACGTGATGGTCGAGCTGCTCGAGCCGATGCGTCCGCACCGCCACCGCGTGGTCCGCTTGCTCGAGGCCAGTGGATTGGCATACGAACCACGCCGCGGTCCGCGGCTGCCGGTGCACGACATCCGCGGCATTTGA
- the dps gene encoding DNA starvation/stationary phase protection protein Dps: protein MTQFTIPGLTDKQAARLVELLQKQLSTYNDLHLTLKHIHWNVVGPNFIGVHEMIDPQVEAVRGYADVLAERIAALGASPQGTPGAIIRDRTWDDYSVGRDTVQAHLAALDLVYTGVIEDIRKAIDETEELDKVTQDILIEQAAELEKFQWFVRAHLESAGGKLAHEGSATEQDAASTARRKT, encoded by the coding sequence ATGACACAGTTCACGATTCCAGGCTTGACCGACAAGCAGGCAGCGCGGCTCGTCGAGCTGCTGCAGAAACAGCTGAGCACCTACAACGATCTACACCTGACGCTCAAGCACATCCACTGGAATGTGGTCGGCCCGAACTTCATTGGCGTGCACGAAATGATCGATCCGCAAGTTGAAGCAGTGCGCGGCTACGCCGACGTGCTGGCCGAGCGCATCGCCGCGCTTGGCGCGTCCCCGCAGGGTACCCCGGGCGCGATCATCAGAGACCGCACCTGGGACGACTATTCGGTCGGCCGCGACACCGTGCAAGCGCACCTGGCGGCGCTCGACCTCGTCTACACGGGCGTAATCGAAGATATTCGCAAGGCCATTGACGAGACGGAAGAGCTCGACAAGGTCACCCAAGACATCCTGATCGAGCAGGCCGCCGAACTGGAAAAGTTCCAGTGGTTTGTCCGCGCCCACCTGGAAAGCGCGGGCGGAAAGCTGGCTCACGAGGGATCGGCCACCGAACAGGATGCCGCGAGCACGGCCCGGCGTAAGACCTGA
- a CDS encoding TetR/AcrR family transcriptional regulator, which produces MPRTGSRGPGRPPAAKAAETRKRIMRAAREVFSERGYEAATFQEIAVRADLTRPAINHYFTNKRVLYLEVVAQTTQLVVTAAIERAQRETTLLGRLSQFVAATIEADAQNRSSAAFLITAVLESKRHPALSGVENDSLHATRGFLNGVLDDAIQRGELTSDTDVASLTEMLVAVLCGVGFYAGFVGNRQELDAITALLGQLMAGRLWQLRN; this is translated from the coding sequence GTGCCGCGAACCGGGAGTCGGGGACCGGGTCGCCCCCCGGCAGCGAAGGCTGCGGAAACACGAAAACGCATCATGCGCGCGGCTCGCGAGGTGTTCAGCGAACGGGGATATGAGGCCGCGACCTTTCAGGAGATCGCCGTCCGAGCCGACCTGACGCGGCCCGCGATCAACCACTACTTCACCAACAAACGGGTGCTGTATCTGGAAGTGGTCGCGCAGACGACCCAGCTCGTGGTTACCGCCGCAATCGAGCGGGCACAGCGCGAGACGACGCTGTTGGGCCGGTTGTCGCAATTCGTCGCGGCCACCATCGAAGCCGACGCGCAGAACCGGTCGTCTGCGGCCTTCCTTATCACCGCGGTGTTGGAGTCGAAACGGCATCCGGCGCTCAGTGGGGTCGAAAACGACTCTCTCCACGCCACACGGGGGTTCCTCAACGGCGTGCTCGACGACGCGATCCAGCGCGGCGAGCTGACCAGCGACACTGACGTCGCGTCGCTGACCGAGATGCTGGTGGCAGTGCTGTGCGGCGTGGGCTTCTACGCCGGTTTTGTGGGCAATCGGCAAGAGTTGGACGCCATCACCGCGCTACTGGGCCAGCTGATGGCCGGCCGGCTCTGGCAGCTGAGAAACTAG
- a CDS encoding SAM-dependent methyltransferase, which translates to MTDLDQVRSVRTEGDSWSITESVGATALSVAAARAVETAAEQPLIRDQFAYLLVSSAGPAWARLASADLEWIGDDEHGRRAHRVTCDYQAVRTHFFDEYFAAAVRSGIRQVVILAAGLDSRAYRLDWPTGTTVYEIDQPKVLEYKSSTLQAHGAVPMATRRPVAVDLRDDWPTALAAAGFDRTQPTAWLAEGLLPYLPPDAQDRLFAKVTDLSALGSQVAVEAFSLAAPVSERRRAARRARWARVRERLGLDINFETLTYNDTSRADAVQWLTDHGWQVHAVSNADEMARLGRPIPGDLVEETVSSRLLRARLVAN; encoded by the coding sequence ATGACTGATCTGGACCAAGTGCGTTCGGTACGGACCGAGGGCGACAGCTGGAGCATCACCGAAAGCGTCGGTGCCACTGCGCTCAGTGTCGCCGCCGCACGCGCCGTCGAGACCGCGGCCGAACAGCCACTGATTCGCGACCAGTTCGCCTACCTTTTGGTGTCCTCCGCGGGACCGGCGTGGGCGCGGCTGGCCAGCGCCGACCTCGAGTGGATCGGCGACGACGAGCACGGCCGCCGAGCCCATCGGGTGACCTGCGACTACCAGGCCGTACGCACCCATTTCTTCGACGAGTACTTCGCCGCAGCCGTGCGCAGCGGTATCCGGCAAGTGGTGATCCTCGCGGCCGGACTGGACTCGCGGGCGTACCGACTGGACTGGCCGACTGGCACCACCGTCTACGAGATCGATCAGCCCAAGGTGTTGGAGTACAAGTCCAGCACTTTGCAGGCGCACGGCGCAGTCCCGATGGCAACCCGGCGCCCGGTCGCGGTGGATTTGCGCGACGACTGGCCGACCGCGCTGGCTGCCGCGGGTTTCGACCGCACCCAGCCAACGGCGTGGCTGGCCGAAGGACTGCTTCCCTATCTGCCTCCCGACGCTCAGGACCGCCTCTTCGCGAAGGTCACCGACCTCAGTGCGCTGGGCAGTCAGGTCGCCGTCGAAGCATTCAGCCTGGCTGCGCCCGTCAGCGAGCGGCGCAGGGCGGCGCGACGGGCTCGGTGGGCGCGAGTACGGGAACGACTGGGCCTCGACATCAACTTCGAAACGCTGACCTACAACGACACCAGCCGCGCCGATGCAGTGCAGTGGCTCACCGACCATGGCTGGCAAGTACATGCGGTGAGCAACGCCGACGAAATGGCACGGCTGGGCCGACCGATACCCGGCGACTTGGTCGAGGAGACGGTTAGCAGCAGGCTGCTACGTGCACGCCTGGTCGCCAATTGA
- a CDS encoding class I SAM-dependent methyltransferase: MRTDDDTWDITTSVGSTAVMVAASRATETDRPDALINDPYAKLLVANAGTGVWEALLDESMVAKVEGMDAETAAIVHHMRSYQAVRTHFFDAYFADAVAAGIRQVVILASGLDSRAYRLDWPAGTVVYEIDQPKVLAYKSATLAEHDVRPSADRREVPIDLRQDWPAALRAAGFDPAAQTAWLAEGLLMYLPAAAQDRLFEQITELSAPGSRIAAETAARHADERREEMRERFKRVADKLGFEQTVDVQELIYSDEDRAVVVDWLNEHGWRATAQHSHDEMRRLGRWVEGVPMADDKDAFADFVTAEKR; this comes from the coding sequence ATGCGCACCGATGACGACACCTGGGACATCACCACCAGCGTCGGCTCCACCGCGGTGATGGTGGCCGCTTCCCGCGCCACCGAGACCGATCGCCCCGATGCGCTGATCAACGATCCCTACGCCAAGTTGCTCGTCGCCAACGCCGGCACCGGCGTATGGGAAGCCCTGCTCGACGAATCGATGGTCGCCAAAGTAGAGGGCATGGATGCCGAGACCGCCGCGATCGTCCACCACATGCGCAGCTATCAGGCGGTCCGTACGCATTTCTTCGACGCCTACTTCGCCGATGCTGTCGCCGCGGGCATCCGCCAGGTGGTGATCTTGGCGTCCGGGCTGGATTCGCGCGCTTACCGGCTGGACTGGCCGGCCGGCACCGTCGTCTACGAGATCGACCAGCCGAAGGTGCTGGCCTACAAGTCCGCGACCCTGGCCGAGCATGACGTCAGGCCGTCGGCCGACCGCCGTGAGGTGCCCATCGACTTGCGGCAGGACTGGCCCGCCGCACTGCGCGCCGCCGGTTTTGACCCGGCGGCGCAGACCGCCTGGCTGGCCGAGGGACTGCTGATGTATCTGCCGGCCGCCGCCCAGGACCGGCTGTTCGAGCAGATCACCGAGCTCAGCGCCCCGGGCAGCCGGATCGCCGCCGAAACCGCGGCGCGCCACGCAGACGAGCGGCGTGAAGAGATGCGCGAGCGGTTCAAGCGGGTGGCCGACAAGCTGGGCTTCGAGCAGACCGTCGACGTGCAGGAGCTGATCTACAGCGACGAGGACCGTGCCGTTGTGGTGGATTGGCTGAACGAGCACGGCTGGCGGGCCACAGCGCAACACTCCCACGACGAGATGCGCCGGTTGGGCCGCTGGGTCGAGGGTGTGCCGATGGCCGACGACAAAGACGCGTTCGCTGATTTCGTGACCGCCGAGAAGCGATGA
- a CDS encoding SAM-dependent methyltransferase codes for MVAAARAEETASAQPLIRDEFAQILIDGPELRELVSRMSRTYAADPEIAAVHRHMVDYQAARTHFFDAYFTAAAEAGIRQHVILAAGLDSRAYRLNWPAGTTVYEVDQPKVLEYKAATLAAHGAQPSADRREVPADLRFDWPTILRDKGFDPDQPTAWLAEGLLMFLPGEAEERLFADIDTLSAPGSRSCIEEFSLDDAARAAYQKRRAKTDELRKRLGDENVFDPGDLWYTDDERRDPARWFETHGWRVKSVSGSDYLTRVGRDLPENPDVETTFRAVFVSAEKP; via the coding sequence ATGGTGGCCGCTGCCCGGGCGGAAGAGACAGCCAGCGCCCAGCCGCTGATCCGCGACGAGTTCGCGCAGATCCTGATCGACGGGCCCGAACTGCGCGAGCTGGTGTCCCGGATGTCGAGGACATACGCGGCCGATCCCGAGATCGCGGCGGTGCATCGGCACATGGTCGACTACCAGGCTGCGCGCACCCACTTCTTCGACGCGTATTTCACCGCGGCGGCGGAGGCCGGGATTCGTCAGCACGTCATCTTGGCCGCCGGGCTGGATTCGCGGGCCTATCGGCTGAATTGGCCGGCCGGGACCACGGTCTATGAGGTCGACCAACCGAAAGTGCTGGAGTACAAAGCCGCAACCCTGGCGGCACATGGCGCCCAACCGTCCGCCGACCGCCGCGAGGTGCCCGCCGACCTTCGATTCGACTGGCCAACGATATTGCGAGACAAAGGCTTTGACCCCGACCAGCCAACCGCCTGGCTGGCTGAGGGATTGTTGATGTTCTTGCCGGGAGAGGCCGAGGAGCGGCTGTTCGCCGACATCGACACGCTGAGCGCACCGGGCAGCCGGTCCTGCATCGAGGAGTTCAGCTTGGACGACGCCGCCCGGGCGGCTTACCAGAAGCGCCGGGCCAAGACCGACGAGCTGCGCAAGCGGCTCGGCGACGAAAACGTCTTCGACCCCGGCGACCTGTGGTACACCGACGACGAGCGCCGGGATCCGGCGCGCTGGTTCGAAACGCACGGGTGGCGCGTGAAGTCTGTGTCCGGCAGCGACTACCTCACTCGAGTCGGTCGCGACCTTCCGGAGAACCCCGATGTCGAGACAACGTTCCGGGCCGTTTTCGTCTCCGCAGAGAAGCCGTAA
- a CDS encoding aldehyde dehydrogenase family protein: MTSEAAAQPSPDTAASARTDIPQTVAHLRETFATGRSRSLEWRRTQLRAIEKMMAENETKIAEALQADLCRKPFEAWMADIAGTAAEARYAAKHVGSWMRRKYRLLERAQLPGLGWVEYEPYGTVLIIGAWNYPFVLTLGPAIGAIAAGNTMVLKPSEVTPASSRLIAELVPRYLDGEAIAVVEGDAAVSQQLIAQGFDRVVFTGGTEIGRKVYEAAAPHLTPVTLELGGKSPVIVAADADVDVAAKRIAWIKLLNSGQTCIAPDYVLADARIRDELVTKIGEAITTFGSDEPAGMRIVNQRQFDRLTGYLANTKGTVAVGGTSAAADLRIQPTVVVDPDPQEPLMTNEVFGPILPVVTTESLDEAIRFVNSRPKPLAAYLFTKTRAVRERVIKEVPAGGMVVNHLAFHYFTSKLPFGGVGPSGMGAYHGRWGFEEFSHRKSVLTKPTRPDLSSFIYPPYTEKAWKLARRLF; this comes from the coding sequence ATGACTAGCGAAGCCGCCGCACAACCCAGCCCCGACACCGCCGCATCCGCTCGAACGGACATCCCGCAAACGGTCGCTCACCTACGGGAAACCTTCGCCACCGGCCGAAGCCGCAGCCTTGAGTGGCGGCGCACGCAGTTGCGCGCCATCGAGAAGATGATGGCCGAGAACGAGACCAAGATCGCCGAGGCGCTTCAAGCCGACCTGTGCCGCAAACCATTCGAGGCGTGGATGGCCGACATCGCGGGCACCGCCGCCGAAGCGCGGTATGCGGCCAAGCACGTTGGCAGTTGGATGCGCCGTAAATACCGCCTGCTGGAACGCGCACAGCTGCCCGGCCTCGGCTGGGTGGAGTACGAACCCTACGGGACGGTGCTGATAATCGGTGCATGGAACTACCCATTTGTATTGACCCTTGGCCCAGCCATCGGGGCGATCGCTGCCGGAAACACTATGGTGCTCAAGCCTTCTGAGGTCACCCCAGCGTCTTCGCGGTTGATAGCCGAACTGGTGCCGCGATACCTGGACGGCGAAGCGATCGCGGTAGTCGAGGGCGACGCTGCGGTCAGCCAGCAGTTGATCGCCCAAGGCTTCGATCGGGTGGTGTTCACCGGCGGCACGGAGATCGGCCGCAAAGTCTATGAAGCTGCTGCACCACACTTGACTCCCGTCACTCTCGAACTGGGCGGTAAGAGCCCGGTGATCGTCGCTGCGGACGCTGACGTGGACGTCGCCGCCAAGCGCATCGCCTGGATCAAACTGCTCAACTCCGGCCAGACCTGCATTGCGCCGGACTATGTGCTGGCGGACGCGAGGATCCGCGACGAACTCGTCACCAAGATCGGCGAAGCCATCACCACGTTCGGCTCCGACGAGCCAGCCGGAATGCGCATCGTCAACCAACGCCAATTCGACCGGCTGACCGGTTACCTGGCCAACACGAAGGGTACCGTCGCCGTGGGAGGCACTTCAGCTGCTGCGGATCTGCGGATTCAGCCGACGGTGGTGGTCGACCCGGATCCGCAGGAACCGCTGATGACCAACGAGGTCTTTGGCCCGATTCTGCCCGTGGTCACGACCGAGTCTTTGGATGAGGCAATACGTTTCGTCAACTCGAGGCCCAAGCCGCTGGCGGCGTATCTGTTCACCAAGACCCGCGCCGTGCGTGAGCGGGTGATCAAGGAAGTGCCAGCGGGCGGCATGGTGGTCAACCACCTCGCCTTCCACTACTTCACGTCCAAGCTGCCGTTCGGTGGCGTCGGCCCGTCCGGCATGGGCGCCTACCACGGCCGTTGGGGGTTCGAGGAATTTAGCCACCGCAAGTCGGTGCTCACCAAGCCAACCCGCCCCGACTTATCGAGCTTTATCTACCCGCCGTATACAGAGAAGGCGTGGAAGTTGGCGCGCCGGCTCTTCTAG
- a CDS encoding SDR family oxidoreductase: protein MPGVQDRVIVVTGAGGGLGREYALTLAREGASVVVNDLGGARDGTGAGHSMADQVVSEIKDAGGRAVANYDSVAEAEGAANIIQTALDEFGAVHGVVSNAGILRDGTFHKMSFENWDAVLKVHLYGGYNVLRAAWPHFREQSYGRVVVATSTSGLFGNFGQSNYGAAKLGLVGLINTLALEGAKYNIHANAVAPVAATRMTQDILPPEVLEKLKPEFVAPIVAYLCTEESSDNGSVFVVGGGRVQRVALFENEGANFANPPSVDEVASQWAQITDLSGAKQASFSVR, encoded by the coding sequence ATGCCCGGAGTGCAGGATCGTGTCATCGTCGTCACCGGAGCCGGCGGGGGACTGGGCCGCGAATACGCCCTGACCTTGGCCCGAGAAGGCGCCAGCGTCGTGGTCAACGACCTCGGCGGAGCCCGCGACGGCACGGGAGCCGGACATTCGATGGCCGATCAGGTCGTGTCCGAGATCAAAGACGCCGGCGGCCGTGCGGTCGCCAACTACGACAGCGTCGCCGAGGCCGAGGGCGCGGCCAACATCATCCAGACCGCGCTCGACGAATTCGGGGCGGTGCATGGCGTGGTGAGCAACGCCGGGATTCTGCGCGACGGCACCTTCCACAAGATGTCGTTCGAGAACTGGGACGCGGTGCTCAAGGTGCACCTGTACGGCGGCTACAACGTGCTGCGCGCGGCTTGGCCACACTTCCGCGAACAGAGTTACGGCCGCGTCGTCGTCGCCACCTCCACCAGCGGCTTGTTCGGCAACTTCGGCCAATCCAACTACGGCGCAGCCAAGTTGGGCCTGGTCGGCCTGATCAACACGCTGGCGCTGGAAGGCGCCAAGTACAACATCCACGCCAACGCGGTCGCTCCAGTCGCGGCGACCCGGATGACGCAGGACATCTTGCCTCCAGAGGTGTTGGAAAAGCTCAAGCCCGAGTTCGTCGCGCCGATAGTGGCCTACCTGTGCACTGAAGAATCCAGCGACAACGGATCGGTGTTCGTCGTCGGCGGCGGCAGGGTGCAGCGGGTTGCGCTGTTCGAGAACGAGGGCGCCAACTTCGCCAATCCGCCGTCGGTTGACGAGGTCGCCTCCCAGTGGGCGCAGATCACCGATTTGTCCGGGGCGAAGCAGGCTAGCTTCTCCGTACGGTGA
- a CDS encoding tyrosine-protein phosphatase: MTTEIRELPGAVNFRDVSVAAGIRPGRLFRSGELTSLDDDGRAALRRLGVSAVADLRSPREVQRRGPGRVPDGVDIHLLPIPDLAADQSEADGEPPHEHAFKRLMTDKPSDESVAEAASRYMVDEYRRFPTYPGAQRAVRQVVSLLAAGRSVLAHCFAGKDRTGFVIAVVLEAIGLDRDDILADYLRSNEAAPELRARIMEMIQQRSDTELTPEVMTFTEARLSDEVLGVRPEYLAAARQSIDETFGSLDVYLRDAGITDDDVHRLRVALLD, encoded by the coding sequence GTGACCACTGAGATCCGGGAACTGCCCGGCGCGGTGAACTTCCGCGACGTTTCGGTGGCCGCGGGTATCCGGCCCGGGCGGCTGTTCCGCTCAGGGGAGTTGACCAGTCTGGACGACGACGGGCGGGCAGCGCTGCGCCGGCTCGGTGTTAGCGCTGTCGCCGACTTGCGCTCGCCTCGCGAGGTGCAGCGCCGCGGACCGGGACGGGTGCCCGACGGCGTCGACATTCACCTGTTGCCGATCCCTGACCTCGCCGCCGACCAAAGCGAGGCCGACGGCGAGCCGCCGCATGAGCATGCGTTCAAACGGCTGATGACCGACAAGCCCAGCGACGAGTCGGTCGCCGAGGCCGCCAGCCGCTACATGGTCGACGAGTACCGCAGGTTCCCCACGTACCCCGGGGCGCAACGCGCTGTGCGGCAGGTCGTTTCGCTACTAGCCGCCGGACGCTCGGTACTGGCCCACTGCTTTGCGGGCAAGGACCGCACCGGCTTCGTCATCGCTGTGGTGCTGGAAGCGATCGGGCTGGACCGTGACGATATTCTGGCCGACTACTTGCGCAGCAACGAGGCGGCGCCAGAGCTGCGCGCCCGAATCATGGAGATGATCCAGCAGCGCTCAGACACCGAACTGACTCCCGAGGTCATGACGTTCACCGAGGCCCGCCTATCCGATGAGGTCCTCGGTGTCCGCCCCGAGTATCTGGCCGCTGCGCGCCAGTCGATCGACGAGACCTTCGGCTCCCTGGACGTTTATCTGCGTGACGCGGGCATCACCGACGACGACGTGCATCGGCTTCGGGTCGCGCTGCTGGACTGA